A genomic window from Meiothermus cerbereus DSM 11376 includes:
- a CDS encoding hydrogenase maturation protease, translated as MRPRVLALGNPFRQDDGVGPWIAKQLRTAGLEVLEVGDDLTRLVEGLAGADEAWVVEAVCSGQPPGTLHVLEVGSDPLPAALNRLSSHVLSLSEALELARALGVLPRRTVVYGLEGRRFGSGEGLSPEVRQAAEAFIRSILAGPGNAPVTSTPQRDT; from the coding sequence ATGAGACCTAGAGTGCTGGCCCTGGGCAATCCCTTCCGTCAGGACGACGGGGTGGGGCCCTGGATTGCCAAACAACTTCGCACAGCGGGCCTGGAAGTGCTGGAAGTGGGCGACGACCTGACCCGCCTGGTGGAGGGCCTGGCCGGGGCCGACGAGGCCTGGGTGGTGGAGGCGGTGTGCTCGGGCCAACCGCCCGGAACCCTGCATGTGCTCGAGGTGGGTTCTGACCCCTTGCCCGCGGCACTTAATCGCCTCTCGAGCCACGTCTTAAGCCTGAGCGAGGCCCTCGAGCTCGCCCGCGCCCTGGGTGTGCTGCCTCGCCGCACGGTGGTTTACGGCCTCGAGGGTCGGCGGTTTGGCAGCGGCGAAGGGCTAAGTCCAGAGGTCAGGCAAGCCGCCGAGGCGTTCATCCGCAGCATTCTGGCAGGCCCAGGTAATGCTCCGGTAACAAGCACCCCTCAGCGTGATACTTGA
- a CDS encoding M20 family metallopeptidase, whose translation MDQNNLALQAAQAVDTAELVRLTQALVRIASYYPGPGEQPVVDFLESYLRQRGFQTTVQEVVPGRPNLIADLGQGSGGLILEGHSDVVTHGNPEQWTVPPYEARILDGKIYGRGACDMKGGLAAAICAAVAVQKVLGQPRKTLRLCIPCDEEGLMIGIKAFIRAGYAEGFAGAIICEPEENQVCLWQKGAMRVWVHFRGKMAHGAMPYAGANPIPSAARFVAALGGLQAALQSESQHEYLGLPWLTPTVFEAGAGEGQLNVIPDRVRVGLDIRTNPGQDHRALEARLRQVLEESLGAGVSATLEVFEVRPASETPRDAALVQAVEQGLQLLQMPVRYGGVPGATDGTFLWAWAGLPVVTIGPGSRTVPHQVDEHIEIEELIAAARLYAAVAVLMLRDA comes from the coding sequence ATGGATCAAAACAACCTTGCCCTTCAAGCTGCCCAGGCCGTAGACACCGCCGAACTGGTGCGCCTGACCCAGGCGCTCGTTCGCATCGCCAGCTACTACCCAGGGCCGGGCGAGCAGCCGGTGGTGGATTTTTTGGAGTCCTACCTGCGCCAGCGCGGCTTCCAGACCACTGTGCAGGAGGTGGTTCCAGGCCGCCCCAACCTGATTGCCGACCTGGGGCAAGGTTCCGGCGGGCTGATTCTGGAGGGCCATAGCGATGTGGTCACGCATGGCAATCCCGAGCAGTGGACGGTTCCCCCCTACGAAGCCCGGATCCTGGACGGCAAGATTTACGGGCGCGGAGCCTGCGATATGAAAGGCGGGCTGGCAGCGGCCATCTGTGCGGCAGTAGCGGTACAAAAGGTGCTGGGCCAGCCCCGCAAAACCCTGCGGCTGTGCATCCCCTGTGATGAAGAAGGCCTGATGATCGGGATCAAGGCTTTTATCCGGGCGGGCTATGCCGAAGGCTTCGCCGGGGCGATTATCTGCGAGCCGGAAGAAAACCAGGTCTGCTTGTGGCAAAAGGGCGCCATGCGGGTCTGGGTGCATTTTCGGGGAAAGATGGCCCACGGGGCCATGCCCTATGCCGGAGCCAATCCCATCCCCTCGGCGGCCCGCTTTGTGGCGGCGCTGGGCGGGCTGCAAGCCGCTTTGCAAAGCGAAAGCCAGCACGAATACCTGGGCCTGCCCTGGCTGACCCCGACGGTCTTCGAGGCAGGGGCAGGGGAGGGGCAGCTCAACGTGATCCCCGATCGGGTGCGGGTAGGGCTGGACATCCGCACCAACCCCGGCCAGGATCACCGGGCCCTCGAGGCCCGGCTTCGGCAAGTGCTGGAAGAGAGCCTGGGGGCCGGTGTAAGCGCAACCCTCGAGGTCTTTGAAGTCCGCCCCGCCAGCGAAACCCCGCGCGACGCTGCGCTGGTGCAAGCGGTAGAACAAGGCTTGCAGCTGCTGCAGATGCCTGTTCGTTACGGTGGGGTGCCAGGGGCTACCGATGGCACTTTTTTGTGGGCCTGGGCCGGCTTGCCTGTTGTAACCATTGGGCCAGGGAGTCGTACCGTTCCACACCAGGTTGATGAGCACATCGAGATTGAAGAGCTGATTGCAGCCGCCAGGCTTTATGCTGCTGTCGCTGTGCTGATGCTGCGGGATGCGTAG
- a CDS encoding ABC transporter permease: MFAYTVRRLGFALVTLWLATLLVFAALLLIPGNPAQAILGIDATPADLEALEARLGLDKPPLERYLSWLGGVLRGDLGQSIRYERPISELIVARLGITLPIVVASLLLATLIAVPLGILAARRAGSPIDLGISVVSLVGIVLPSFWVGLMFIYIFIVWLKLPLPTSFPIGGWENPQRALLALVLPVLTVALASASFLVRLVRGSVLEVLSQDFIRTARAKGLTERVVLYKHALRNAALPVVTVLGLEFASLLIATVVVETVFGIPGLGSLSLTAISARDYPLVQAVVLVIAAFIVLMNLLVDLLYGLLDPRVSYA; the protein is encoded by the coding sequence ATGTTTGCCTACACGGTTCGCCGCCTGGGTTTTGCCCTCGTCACCTTGTGGTTGGCGACGCTGCTGGTCTTTGCTGCACTGCTGCTGATTCCTGGCAACCCAGCCCAGGCCATTCTGGGCATTGATGCAACCCCGGCTGACCTGGAAGCCCTCGAGGCCCGTTTAGGGCTGGATAAACCCCCCCTCGAGCGCTACCTGAGCTGGCTGGGCGGGGTGCTGCGGGGCGACCTGGGACAGTCGATTCGTTATGAGCGGCCCATCTCCGAACTTATCGTGGCCCGGCTGGGGATTACCTTGCCCATTGTGGTGGCTTCGCTGCTGTTGGCCACGCTTATTGCAGTACCGCTGGGCATCCTGGCGGCCCGCAGGGCCGGAAGCCCAATAGACCTGGGTATTTCGGTGGTCTCGCTGGTGGGGATTGTGCTGCCCTCGTTTTGGGTGGGGCTGATGTTTATCTACATCTTTATCGTCTGGCTCAAGCTGCCGTTGCCTACCAGTTTTCCTATTGGGGGCTGGGAGAACCCCCAGCGGGCCTTGCTGGCCCTGGTGCTGCCGGTGCTGACCGTGGCCCTGGCCAGTGCTTCGTTTCTGGTGCGGCTGGTGCGGGGGAGTGTGCTCGAGGTGCTCTCGCAGGACTTTATCCGTACCGCCCGGGCCAAGGGGCTAACAGAGCGGGTGGTGCTGTACAAGCATGCCCTGCGCAACGCGGCCTTGCCGGTGGTCACGGTGCTGGGCCTCGAGTTCGCCAGCTTGCTTATCGCCACGGTGGTGGTGGAGACGGTCTTCGGGATTCCGGGCCTGGGCTCGCTCTCGCTTACCGCCATCAGCGCGCGCGACTACCCCCTGGTGCAGGCGGTGGTGCTGGTGATAGCGGCTTTTATTGTGCTGATGAACCTGCTGGTGGACTTGCTGTATGGTTTGCTGGATCCGAGGGTGAGCTATGCGTGA
- a CDS encoding P1 family peptidase: MKPGPLNAITDVPGIQVGHFTDLDNLTGVTVIFPQNGAVAGVDVRGSAPGTRETDLLNPVNLVEQVQAVVLSGGSAYGLEAAAGVMRWLEEQGKGYPVGNAVVPIVPAAVIFDLLVGSPTVRPSALYGYQAAQNLKGGPVEQGVVGVGTGARNGGLKGGTGTASLELPGGVVVGAIVAANAYGQAHDPITGELYARFLEQNGEFKLKHPPRPLSAPDYSDLFTTSLVPSNTVIGCVATNARLSKAQAQKVAQMAHDGIARAVFPAHTMFDGDVIFCLATGEVEIAGPAELSRLGAVAADVFARALVHGVLQAYSVGGLVSYRDLYEK, encoded by the coding sequence ATGAAACCTGGCCCTCTAAACGCCATTACCGATGTTCCCGGTATTCAGGTAGGCCACTTTACCGACCTGGACAACCTTACGGGTGTTACTGTCATCTTTCCCCAGAACGGGGCAGTGGCGGGGGTGGATGTGCGCGGCAGCGCGCCCGGTACCCGCGAAACCGACCTGTTGAACCCGGTTAACCTTGTTGAGCAGGTACAGGCCGTGGTGCTCTCGGGGGGGAGCGCCTATGGCCTCGAGGCGGCCGCAGGGGTGATGCGCTGGCTCGAGGAGCAGGGCAAGGGCTATCCGGTGGGTAACGCCGTCGTGCCCATTGTGCCAGCCGCGGTGATTTTCGACCTGCTGGTAGGCAGCCCTACCGTGCGCCCCAGCGCCCTGTACGGCTACCAGGCGGCCCAGAACCTGAAGGGGGGGCCGGTCGAGCAGGGCGTGGTGGGGGTGGGCACGGGGGCGCGGAACGGTGGTCTGAAGGGCGGCACCGGCACGGCCAGCCTCGAGCTGCCCGGCGGGGTGGTGGTGGGGGCTATCGTGGCGGCCAATGCCTACGGACAGGCCCACGACCCCATAACGGGCGAGCTTTATGCGCGTTTCTTAGAGCAAAACGGCGAGTTCAAGCTCAAACACCCCCCCCGGCCCCTATCGGCCCCAGACTACAGCGATCTTTTCACGACCTCTTTAGTGCCCAGCAATACCGTAATTGGATGCGTAGCCACCAACGCCCGCCTGAGCAAAGCCCAGGCCCAAAAGGTAGCCCAGATGGCCCATGACGGCATTGCCAGGGCCGTTTTCCCAGCCCATACCATGTTCGATGGCGATGTGATTTTTTGTCTGGCTACGGGGGAGGTGGAAATTGCAGGCCCTGCCGAACTCAGCCGCCTGGGTGCGGTGGCCGCCGATGTGTTTGCCAGGGCGCTGGTGCACGGGGTGCTGCAGGCCTATTCGGTGGGCGGGCTGGTTTCCTACCGCGACCTGTACGAAAAATAG
- a CDS encoding ABC transporter substrate-binding protein translates to MKRWLLIGVLALAGLAWAQQRGGSITIAIQTEPAAWDPTQVAGADISRVVYDNVLQGLVKRNPKGEIVPSLATRWTVSNSGLTYTFTLRQGVKFHDGSDFTAQDVLAKFNRARNPDTRASGHLRPDLYRDIVNITSPNPNTVVFSLRQPNNDFLFILSRPESLIGPRQRPLAEQRVQPIGTGPFRFAAWERGVAVRLERNPNYYLQGLPYLDRVNFRFLGDGDAQLAGLRAGDLDVIAYSLLPENAVVLSRDPNFKVFSGSATAEAVAGFNNSRPPFNDVRVRRAITLATNKDELIQGAMLGYGTKIGSMRSPGEACYVDLSNFNAYNPDEARRLLAEAGFTNQNPLRFTFNLAAEFPYERRIGEAMVAQLNKLGPLQVTIQVTDFNTWLQRVFRQADYAMTIIGHVEANDIGNYANPNYYWRYNSPRFQQLFTQYLRAPNQTKACEALAAAQRLLAEDAAGVWVMSLPALGAYRARIQNWPDGFLTPAISVAEVWVRQ, encoded by the coding sequence ATGAAACGTTGGTTGCTTATAGGCGTGTTGGCCTTGGCTGGCCTGGCTTGGGCGCAGCAGCGCGGTGGTTCCATTACCATCGCTATCCAAACTGAACCCGCAGCCTGGGATCCGACCCAGGTAGCGGGTGCGGATATCTCCCGCGTGGTCTACGACAATGTGCTACAAGGGCTGGTCAAGCGCAACCCCAAAGGCGAGATCGTGCCCTCGCTGGCTACGCGCTGGACGGTGTCCAACTCCGGCCTGACCTATACCTTTACCCTGCGCCAGGGGGTGAAGTTCCACGACGGTTCCGACTTCACCGCCCAGGATGTGCTGGCTAAGTTTAACCGGGCCCGCAACCCCGATACCCGGGCCTCGGGCCACCTGCGCCCCGACCTTTACCGCGATATCGTCAACATCACCAGCCCCAACCCCAACACGGTGGTGTTTAGCCTGCGCCAGCCCAACAACGACTTTCTTTTCATCCTCTCGCGCCCCGAGTCGCTGATTGGCCCCCGGCAGCGGCCTCTGGCCGAGCAGCGGGTGCAGCCCATTGGCACCGGCCCCTTCCGTTTTGCAGCCTGGGAGCGGGGCGTGGCGGTGCGGCTCGAGCGCAACCCCAACTACTACCTGCAGGGCCTGCCCTACCTGGATCGGGTCAACTTCCGCTTCCTGGGCGATGGGGATGCCCAGCTGGCCGGTCTGCGGGCTGGCGACCTGGACGTAATTGCCTATAGCTTGTTGCCCGAAAACGCGGTGGTGCTCTCGCGCGACCCCAACTTCAAAGTCTTTTCTGGTTCGGCTACCGCCGAGGCGGTGGCTGGTTTCAACAACAGCCGCCCGCCCTTCAACGATGTGCGGGTGCGGCGGGCCATCACCCTGGCCACCAACAAGGACGAACTAATCCAAGGGGCCATGCTGGGCTACGGCACCAAAATCGGCTCCATGCGCTCGCCCGGCGAAGCCTGCTATGTGGATCTGAGCAACTTCAACGCCTACAACCCCGATGAGGCCCGCCGCCTGCTGGCCGAGGCCGGTTTTACCAACCAGAACCCCCTGCGCTTTACCTTCAACCTGGCCGCCGAGTTCCCTTACGAGCGCCGCATTGGCGAGGCCATGGTGGCCCAGCTCAACAAACTGGGGCCGCTGCAGGTCACCATCCAGGTCACCGACTTCAACACCTGGCTGCAGCGGGTCTTCCGTCAGGCCGACTATGCCATGACCATTATCGGCCACGTGGAAGCCAACGATATTGGCAACTACGCCAACCCCAACTACTACTGGCGCTACAACAGCCCCCGTTTCCAGCAGCTTTTCACCCAGTACCTGCGGGCCCCCAACCAGACCAAAGCCTGCGAGGCCCTGGCCGCCGCCCAGCGCCTACTGGCTGAGGATGCCGCTGGGGTTTGGGTCATGAGCCTGCCCGCGCTGGGCGCTTATCGAGCCCGCATTCAGAACTGGCCCGACGGTTTCCTGACCCCCGCCATCAGCGTGGCCGAGGTGTGGGTACGGCAGTAG
- a CDS encoding cation-translocating P-type ATPase, with protein sequence MYVEPSFSGLSESEARRRLHSHGPNALPEKPPEPLWRRFLQQFKSPLIYILLFALAVDFAVWWLEGRHGWPLESVVIGLILLLNAGLGTWQERKSEAALHKLKRLSSPLVWVERDGVWVQRPSRELVPGDLVRLEAGDRVPADVTVLEGNPLLDESVLTGESLPVEKEAGQELFSGTLLVRGKAFAEVQRTGPESALGKLATLLGEIKAEPTPLEHDLHRFGNQVARWVLLLAGLLVLLGLFTEGVGRLPQVFLFAVALAVAAVPEGLPAVLTLTLSLGVERMAGRKAVVRKLSAVEALGSVTVIATDKTGTLTENRMEVRALDSPDPALAHTALALANDADHGIGDPMDLALLNFVEQKGVDVEALRQYHPRHSERAFESSHKFQRVTVQSPKGLQSYLKGAPEVLLGRSSLPPDEQQSWLEKALAYAAEGYRVLGVAWAAGETEENLQFLGLVLFWDPPRPEVPEAIRKAQEAGIRVLMVTGDHPATALAIAHQIGIPGERVITGSDLEEYTPQALAQAVREVNVFARVSPEHKLKLVELLQSSGEVVAMTGDGVNDAPALKRADVGVAMGQRGSDVSREVADLVLLDDNFATIVAAIEEGRNIYENIQKFIRFLFSTNLSEVLVVAIGALAAALLNLRDATGALLLPLTAVQILWINLITDGLPALALTLDKNPGVMQHPPRPPHAPLLDRVSLRFVLVSGSIKAMCALGLLGLLPRFGYSLEATRSTAFHFMAIGQLFFAYPARHTHLFPLPNLWLHAAVLLGMAMQFAAGMLPASIVALDLVPLPLLLWGVLLGTALLAWGLAELTSRLFWRNNHPTRPLVAID encoded by the coding sequence ATGTATGTTGAGCCATCCTTTTCCGGCCTGAGCGAATCCGAAGCCCGAAGACGTCTGCACAGCCACGGCCCCAACGCCCTACCCGAGAAACCTCCCGAGCCGCTGTGGCGCCGGTTTTTGCAGCAGTTCAAAAGTCCGCTGATCTACATCCTGCTGTTTGCCCTGGCGGTGGATTTTGCGGTGTGGTGGCTCGAGGGTCGGCATGGCTGGCCGCTGGAGTCCGTGGTGATTGGCCTGATTCTGCTGCTCAACGCCGGGCTGGGCACCTGGCAGGAACGCAAGTCGGAAGCGGCCCTGCATAAGCTCAAGCGGCTATCCAGCCCCCTGGTCTGGGTCGAGCGCGATGGGGTGTGGGTGCAGCGCCCCAGCCGCGAGCTGGTGCCGGGCGACCTGGTGCGGCTCGAGGCCGGCGACCGCGTTCCTGCCGATGTAACCGTGCTGGAAGGCAACCCGCTTTTAGACGAGTCGGTCTTGACCGGCGAGAGCCTCCCGGTGGAAAAAGAAGCGGGTCAGGAACTGTTTAGCGGGACCCTACTGGTGCGGGGCAAGGCCTTTGCCGAGGTGCAGCGCACCGGCCCCGAGAGCGCGCTGGGCAAGCTCGCTACCCTTCTGGGTGAGATTAAGGCCGAGCCCACACCGCTCGAGCACGACCTCCACCGCTTCGGCAACCAGGTGGCCCGCTGGGTGTTGCTGCTGGCCGGGCTGCTGGTGCTCTTGGGCCTGTTTACCGAGGGGGTGGGCCGGCTCCCACAGGTCTTTCTGTTTGCGGTGGCCTTGGCGGTGGCTGCGGTGCCCGAGGGGTTGCCGGCGGTGCTAACCCTCACGCTCTCGCTGGGGGTGGAGCGCATGGCCGGGCGCAAAGCAGTAGTACGCAAACTCTCGGCCGTGGAGGCCCTGGGCTCGGTTACGGTCATCGCCACCGACAAAACCGGCACCCTCACCGAAAACCGCATGGAGGTACGGGCCCTGGATAGCCCCGACCCCGCTCTGGCCCACACCGCCCTGGCCTTGGCCAACGACGCCGACCACGGCATCGGCGACCCCATGGATCTGGCCCTGCTGAACTTTGTGGAGCAGAAGGGAGTGGATGTAGAAGCCCTGCGGCAGTACCACCCCCGCCACTCCGAACGGGCCTTCGAGAGCAGCCACAAGTTCCAGCGGGTCACAGTGCAGAGTCCAAAGGGCCTGCAAAGCTATCTCAAGGGCGCCCCCGAAGTGTTGCTGGGGCGCTCGAGCCTGCCCCCAGACGAACAGCAGTCCTGGCTCGAGAAAGCCCTGGCCTATGCTGCCGAGGGCTACCGGGTGCTGGGGGTGGCCTGGGCTGCCGGCGAAACTGAAGAAAACCTGCAATTTTTGGGCCTGGTGCTGTTCTGGGATCCGCCCCGGCCCGAGGTGCCCGAGGCCATCCGCAAGGCCCAGGAAGCCGGTATCCGGGTTTTGATGGTCACGGGCGACCATCCGGCCACCGCGCTGGCCATCGCCCATCAGATCGGGATTCCGGGCGAGCGGGTCATCACCGGCAGCGACCTAGAAGAATACACCCCCCAGGCCCTGGCTCAGGCAGTACGCGAGGTGAATGTATTCGCCCGGGTCTCCCCCGAGCACAAGCTAAAGCTGGTGGAGCTGCTCCAGTCCAGCGGCGAGGTGGTGGCCATGACCGGCGACGGCGTGAACGACGCCCCCGCCCTCAAACGCGCCGACGTGGGCGTGGCCATGGGGCAGCGCGGCTCGGACGTGAGCCGCGAGGTGGCCGACCTGGTGCTGCTGGATGACAACTTTGCCACCATCGTAGCGGCCATCGAGGAAGGGCGCAATATCTACGAGAACATCCAGAAATTCATCCGCTTCCTCTTCTCCACCAACCTGTCCGAGGTGCTGGTGGTGGCCATCGGGGCTCTTGCCGCGGCCCTGCTGAACCTACGCGACGCCACCGGGGCCTTGCTTCTGCCGCTTACAGCCGTGCAGATTCTGTGGATCAACCTGATTACCGACGGCCTGCCAGCCCTGGCCCTCACCCTGGACAAAAACCCCGGTGTGATGCAACATCCGCCTCGCCCGCCACATGCCCCTCTGCTGGATCGGGTTTCTTTGCGCTTTGTGCTGGTGAGCGGCAGCATCAAGGCGATGTGTGCGCTGGGGCTGCTGGGCTTGCTACCACGCTTCGGGTATAGCCTCGAGGCCACCCGCAGCACGGCCTTCCACTTCATGGCCATCGGCCAGCTTTTCTTCGCTTACCCGGCCCGCCACACCCACCTGTTCCCCCTGCCCAACCTGTGGCTGCACGCCGCGGTGCTGCTGGGTATGGCCATGCAATTCGCGGCGGGTATGCTGCCGGCCAGCATCGTTGCGCTGGATCTGGTTCCCTTGCCGCTGCTGCTGTGGGGGGTGCTGCTGGGTACGGCCCTACTGGCCTGGGGCTTGGCCGAGCTGACCAGCCGTCTCTTCTGGCGCAACAACCACCCCACCCGCCCCCTTGTCGCTATCGACTGA
- a CDS encoding ABC transporter permease: protein MRSQAVPSKTSRRSSGWAKLPIALKVGSFLILLVLLMVLASSLNPTDPNATTPSRLAPLFSPGHPLGTDILGRDTLARVLAGAQNALYVGLIAVGIGLSVGLLLGVLAGYLGGWLDQILSVLLETLYALPALLIALLLAAIFNPGVTTSMVAIGLAAVPAFARVARAGVLSVKALPYIEAARALGMGSGRIMLRHVLPNIIGPLVVQASLAFAVAILAEAALSYLGLGTQPPNPSWGRMLREAQSYQELTPYPVIFPGLAIGLAVLGFNLLGDGLRDYLDPRKRS, encoded by the coding sequence ATGCGTAGCCAGGCTGTCCCATCGAAAACCTCCAGGAGATCATCTGGTTGGGCCAAGCTGCCCATTGCGCTAAAGGTGGGTTCTTTCCTGATTCTGCTGGTTTTGTTGATGGTGCTGGCCAGCTCACTCAACCCCACCGACCCCAACGCCACCACCCCCAGCCGTCTGGCCCCCCTTTTTTCCCCCGGACACCCCCTGGGCACCGACATCCTGGGGCGCGATACCCTGGCTAGGGTGCTGGCGGGGGCCCAGAATGCCCTTTATGTGGGCCTGATTGCGGTGGGTATCGGGCTTTCGGTGGGGCTTTTGCTGGGTGTGCTGGCAGGGTATTTGGGCGGCTGGCTCGACCAGATTCTGTCGGTGTTGCTGGAAACGCTGTATGCCCTCCCGGCCCTGCTCATCGCCCTGCTGCTGGCTGCTATTTTCAACCCCGGCGTGACCACCTCGATGGTGGCCATCGGTCTGGCCGCAGTGCCAGCTTTTGCCCGGGTGGCCCGGGCCGGCGTGTTGTCGGTCAAGGCCCTGCCCTATATCGAGGCTGCAAGAGCTCTGGGCATGGGCAGTGGGCGCATTATGCTGCGGCACGTGCTCCCTAACATCATCGGGCCCCTGGTGGTGCAGGCCAGCCTGGCTTTTGCGGTAGCAATTCTGGCCGAGGCCGCGCTCTCGTACCTGGGTTTGGGCACCCAGCCCCCCAACCCCAGCTGGGGCCGGATGCTGCGCGAGGCCCAGAGCTACCAGGAACTCACGCCTTATCCGGTAATTTTCCCTGGTTTGGCGATTGGTCTGGCGGTGCTGGGCTTCAACCTGCTGGGTGATGGGCTGCGGGATTACCTGGATCCGAGAAAAAGAAGCTGA
- a CDS encoding SDR family NAD(P)-dependent oxidoreductase, translated as MNYADMFRLDGKVALVVGGGSGIGQASCEALAAQGATVVVADLKAELAAETAGRIEANGGRAEADVVNITNAEGVKGLIQGILERHGRLDVAVTTPSINVRKPILHYSSEEFDRVVSVNLKGTFNVLTEAGRAMAEQGSGSLIAFSSIRSQVVEPGQSVYAMTKAGTVQLVRGLAVELGPKGVRANAIGPGVIDTPLTAPIKSKPDWYRAYAERNILRRWGRPEEVAAAVAFLASPAASYITGAILFVDGGWTAIDGRFDPPL; from the coding sequence ATGAACTACGCAGACATGTTTCGGCTCGACGGCAAAGTGGCACTGGTGGTGGGGGGAGGTTCGGGGATTGGGCAGGCCTCTTGCGAGGCCCTGGCGGCCCAGGGGGCTACCGTGGTGGTGGCAGACCTGAAGGCCGAACTGGCCGCCGAGACCGCCGGCCGGATTGAGGCCAACGGGGGCCGGGCCGAAGCCGATGTGGTCAACATTACCAATGCGGAAGGGGTAAAGGGGCTAATCCAGGGCATTCTGGAGCGGCATGGGCGGCTCGATGTGGCCGTAACCACCCCCAGCATCAATGTCCGCAAGCCCATCCTGCACTACTCGAGCGAGGAGTTTGACCGGGTGGTAAGCGTCAACCTCAAGGGCACTTTTAATGTGCTCACCGAGGCAGGCCGGGCCATGGCCGAACAGGGCTCGGGCTCGCTGATTGCTTTTTCCTCTATTCGTTCGCAGGTGGTGGAGCCGGGGCAGTCGGTTTACGCCATGACCAAAGCGGGTACCGTCCAGCTCGTCCGGGGTTTGGCGGTGGAGTTGGGCCCTAAAGGGGTGCGGGCCAACGCCATTGGGCCAGGCGTGATTGACACCCCGCTTACCGCCCCCATCAAGAGCAAGCCCGACTGGTACCGCGCCTATGCCGAGCGCAACATCCTGCGGCGCTGGGGCCGCCCTGAGGAGGTGGCGGCAGCGGTGGCTTTTCTGGCTTCGCCGGCGGCTTCCTACATCACGGGCGCCATCTTGTTTGTGGACGGGGGCTGGACAGCCATTGATGGGCGCTTTGACCCACCGCTGTAG
- a CDS encoding extracellular solute-binding protein, producing the protein MLLRLLLVGLLSGVAVAQRPVDIAFWHTLESPGREALEKIVADFNARQRDYRVVAQHVGDLREGGFKLTAALRAGNAPQLYYGEVSFVSRAVQENLALPLDEYLGALPNDFYPGLLETGRFRGRTYALPVELHLPVLFFNADQLAARRLNPPQSWETLASTAQQLTTRSAKGLMVVSDVYSFNALVMSQGGQLVREGRPNFTDARVVQSLEYLQNLVRSGYAVSRNIAEAQFAMVDFVRTKVFMGVAPITVWPTLEKRTPIPFRLGVAPLPRTPDGKLPLAGGNLMVLRGASEAQARGAVALWRYWMEPATQAEWVKATYCLPLRRSTQPLLEDFYREDPRRRVVLGGLEQAATWVQDPEVTLWYGFLEEALERVLKGNANPRQALEEAQRKALTVERR; encoded by the coding sequence GTGCTTCTACGTCTGCTGCTGGTGGGTCTACTGAGCGGGGTGGCTGTTGCCCAAAGGCCTGTTGATATCGCATTCTGGCACACCCTCGAGTCCCCCGGGCGGGAGGCGCTGGAAAAAATTGTGGCGGATTTCAACGCTCGACAACGCGACTATCGCGTGGTAGCGCAGCATGTGGGCGACCTGCGCGAAGGGGGGTTCAAACTAACCGCGGCCCTTCGGGCAGGCAATGCGCCCCAGCTTTACTATGGCGAGGTTTCGTTTGTGAGCCGGGCAGTACAGGAAAACCTGGCCCTGCCTCTGGACGAATACCTGGGGGCTTTGCCCAACGACTTCTATCCCGGCTTGCTCGAGACCGGACGCTTTAGGGGCCGAACCTACGCCCTGCCGGTGGAGCTACACCTGCCGGTGCTGTTCTTCAATGCCGACCAACTGGCCGCCCGCCGCCTGAACCCACCCCAAAGCTGGGAGACCCTGGCCAGTACCGCCCAGCAGCTTACCACCCGTTCGGCCAAAGGGCTGATGGTGGTGAGCGATGTCTACAGTTTTAATGCACTCGTGATGAGCCAGGGTGGGCAACTCGTGCGCGAGGGCCGGCCCAACTTTACCGATGCCAGGGTGGTGCAGAGCCTCGAGTACCTGCAAAACCTGGTGCGCTCGGGGTATGCGGTGAGCCGCAACATCGCCGAGGCCCAGTTTGCCATGGTGGATTTTGTGCGCACCAAGGTGTTTATGGGGGTTGCGCCCATTACCGTCTGGCCCACCCTGGAAAAACGTACCCCCATTCCATTCCGGCTGGGGGTGGCCCCCCTACCCCGCACGCCCGACGGCAAGCTACCGCTGGCCGGGGGCAACCTGATGGTGCTGCGCGGCGCCAGCGAGGCCCAGGCCAGAGGGGCGGTGGCCTTGTGGCGCTACTGGATGGAGCCTGCCACCCAAGCCGAATGGGTCAAAGCGACCTACTGCCTCCCCTTGCGCCGTTCGACCCAGCCCTTGCTGGAGGATTTCTACCGCGAAGACCCCCGCCGCCGGGTGGTGCTGGGGGGCCTCGAGCAGGCCGCCACCTGGGTGCAAGACCCCGAGGTGACCCTCTGGTATGGGTTTTTGGAGGAGGCCCTCGAGCGCGTCTTGAAGGGCAACGCCAACCCCCGCCAGGCCCTGGAAGAGGCCCAGCGCAAGGCTCTGACGGTGGAGCGCCGCTAG